The following nucleotide sequence is from Streptomyces brevispora.
AGGAGATCAGCGGCGTCCGCCGGATGGAGCTGCCCTCCGCCGTCGCGCTCGGCGCCGCCGCCCGGCTGCACCGGATCGGCCTCACCCCGTCCCCGGCGGGCGATCTGGCGTACACGATGCATCCCTGGGTGGTCAGCGTGAGCCGGCTGCACGACGCGGGCTGGCGCCCGAGCTGGACCAACGAGGAGGTGCTCGCCGCGCTCCTGGAGGAGGTGGAGGGACGGCACACCGTCGCCGGCCGTCGCCTCGGCCGCAAGGACGCCACCGCGGCCGGTGCCGCCGGTGCGACCGTGGCGCTGCTCGGTACCGCTGCCCTGGTACGACGCGCCCGCAAGGCGCGCCGCCGTATCTAGTGCCCCTCCCGGCGAGCATCGCCGGTCGCGCCGTCGGCCACCCGTCGCTGCCGCCGGGACGCGCTCCGGGGACGTCCCGGCGTCTGTAGGAGGCTCCAAGGCCGGTGGCGGCCCACCAGCGGAAAGCGCTATTCCGTGATGCCGCCGCGGTACGGCACGATGGCCGGCATGGCACCCACGCATGACCATCCCGGCGAGCAGGCGGCACAGGACCCCATCCGGCTGCTGGAGATTCGCGACACGCCGCTCTCGGTGGACGAGATCTTCCGTGCCGTCGGCGACGACGCGGCCGGCGGCACCGCGCTCTTCGTCGGCACCGTGCGCAATCACGACGGCGGTCAGGACGTCGGGGCGCTCGGCTACTCGTGCCACCCCTCGGCGCAGGACGAGATGCGCAGGGTGGCGGAGAAGGTCGTCGCGGCCTTCCCGGTGCGGGCACTGGCCGCGGTCCACCGAGTGGGTGAACTGGAGGTCGGCGACATCGCCGTCGTCGTGGCGGTCTCCTGCCCGCACCGCGGAGAGGCCTTCGAGGCCTGCCGCAAGCTCATCGACGACCTCAAGCACGAGGTCCCGATCTGGAAGCACCAACGCTTTTCGGACGGTACGGAGGAGTGGGTCGGTGCATGCTGAGCGCAAACCGGACAGGCCGGAATCCGCCCCGATTTGCGTAACCGCACCCCTGCCGTGAGCGTTGGCTCTGTAGATGGTTAATCTGCTGATCGGTTGGTTGCGGTTGCGCATGGGGCAGGGAGGTCATCATGGCAGCACTCGCCTGGTTGTTGATTCCGCTTTTCGCTGCGGTCGGTGCTGCAATATGGGGAAGCTGGGCCGCCCGTAATCGCACGACCGGCGATGGTACCGAGCTCGCCGGCTATGCCCGGTTCCGTGAAGCGATGGAGAAGTCGCACTCCGATTCGGAGCCGGTCGAGCAGATATCGAACGTCTGACGCCACGTCGAACGTACGCACTCGCCAATCCGCGCCACCGCATCTCCTGCCGAGGCTCCCCGGCACACCTCTCGCACCCCGGCCCCGGCTCCGTACGGACCGGCCCCGACGGTGCACAGACGGACCCTTCCCGTACTGTCGTTCCATGCCACGCCGCACCGCGACGATGCTCGCCTCCACCCTGGTTCTGATCGCGCTGGTCTGCGCGGGTCTGCTGATCAGAGTGCCGTACTCGGAGATGTCCCCCGGGCCGACCGTGAACACGCTCGGCAAGGTCGACGGCGAGCCCGTCCTGCAGGTCACCGGGCACAGGACGTACAAGACGTCCGGCCATCTCAACATGACGACGGTCAGGGTCACCGGCGCCGACTACAACATGAACCTCGTCGAGGCCCTCTACGGATGGCTGGGGCACGACAGCCTGGTCGTACCGCACGACACGCTGTACCCGGACGGCAAGACCGAACAGCAGTCGACGCAGGAGAACGCCGAGGAGTTCAGCCAGTCCCAGGAGAGCGCCAAGGTCGCGGCCCTCACCGAACTGGGCATCCCGGTGTCGTCACGGGTCGTGGTCTCCACGGTCATCAAGGACAGTCCCGCACAGGGCAAGCTGCACGCCGGCGACGTGATCAAGTCCGTCGACGGTACGGCGGTCGAGCGGCCCGAGGACGTCGCGAAGCTCGTCACCAGGCACAAGCCCGGCCAGGACGTCACCTTCACCGTCATCCCGGCCAAGACCGCGGCGGCGGCCGAGAAGGCAGGCAAGGAGCCCGAGGGCACCGAGAAGATCACCCTCACCACCAGGAAGGCCCCCAAGGAGAACCGCGCGATCGTCGGCATCCAGG
It contains:
- a CDS encoding molybdenum cofactor biosynthesis protein MoaE, whose amino-acid sequence is MAPTHDHPGEQAAQDPIRLLEIRDTPLSVDEIFRAVGDDAAGGTALFVGTVRNHDGGQDVGALGYSCHPSAQDEMRRVAEKVVAAFPVRALAAVHRVGELEVGDIAVVVAVSCPHRGEAFEACRKLIDDLKHEVPIWKHQRFSDGTEEWVGAC
- a CDS encoding YlbL family protein, with the protein product MPRRTATMLASTLVLIALVCAGLLIRVPYSEMSPGPTVNTLGKVDGEPVLQVTGHRTYKTSGHLNMTTVRVTGADYNMNLVEALYGWLGHDSLVVPHDTLYPDGKTEQQSTQENAEEFSQSQESAKVAALTELGIPVSSRVVVSTVIKDSPAQGKLHAGDVIKSVDGTAVERPEDVAKLVTRHKPGQDVTFTVIPAKTAAAAEKAGKEPEGTEKITLTTRKAPKENRAIVGIQAGTDHTFPFEIDIKLADVGGPSAGLMFSLGIIDKLTPGQLTGGKFVAGTGTIDDKGKVGPIGGISMKLVGARNAGARYFLTPDDNCKSAASDTPDGLTLIRVKTIDDAKKSLEKISSGNTAGLPSCSTG